The following are from one region of the Mycolicibacterium helvum genome:
- a CDS encoding AAA family ATPase, which yields MTMPAPAMTAYCEAVLDEIERAVVGKRAALTLILTTVLAGGHVLIEDLPGMGKTLIARSFAAALGLRFTRVQFTPDLLPADLLGSTIYDMQSGRFEFRPGPIFTNLVMADEINRTPPKTQAALLEAMAERQVSIDGETHPLPSPFIVLATDNPIEYEGTYPLPEAQLDRFAVKVALKYLSEAEEASMLRRRIERGSADVTINQVVDAKDLLAMRESVERVSVHDDVLHYVVSVATATRSHPQVAVGASPRAELDLVQLARARALVLGRDYVIPEDVKALAVPAIAHRISLRPEMWVRSVHGSDVVEQLLRRLPVPRARGQGQ from the coding sequence ATGACGATGCCGGCTCCGGCCATGACGGCCTACTGCGAAGCGGTGCTCGACGAGATCGAGCGCGCGGTGGTCGGCAAACGCGCCGCGCTCACACTGATCCTGACCACCGTGCTGGCCGGTGGGCATGTGCTGATCGAGGACCTGCCCGGGATGGGTAAGACCCTGATCGCGCGGTCGTTCGCCGCGGCGCTGGGGCTGCGCTTCACCCGAGTGCAGTTCACCCCTGACCTGCTGCCTGCCGACCTGCTCGGCTCCACCATCTACGACATGCAGTCCGGCCGTTTCGAGTTCCGGCCCGGTCCGATCTTCACCAATCTGGTGATGGCTGACGAAATCAACCGGACCCCGCCCAAGACGCAGGCCGCACTGCTGGAAGCGATGGCCGAGCGCCAGGTCAGCATCGATGGCGAAACCCATCCGCTGCCTTCCCCGTTCATCGTCCTGGCCACCGACAACCCGATCGAATATGAAGGCACCTACCCGCTGCCGGAGGCTCAGCTTGACCGCTTCGCGGTCAAGGTTGCCCTGAAGTACCTCTCCGAGGCCGAGGAGGCATCGATGTTGCGCCGCCGCATCGAGCGAGGTTCGGCGGACGTGACGATCAATCAGGTGGTGGACGCCAAAGACCTTCTGGCCATGCGGGAATCGGTGGAGCGGGTGTCGGTGCACGATGACGTCCTGCACTACGTCGTGTCGGTGGCGACGGCCACCCGCAGCCACCCGCAGGTGGCCGTCGGCGCCAGCCCGCGCGCCGAACTCGACTTGGTCCAACTCGCCCGCGCCCGCGCACTGGTACTGGGCCGGGACTACGTGATACCCGAGGACGTCAAGGCGCTGGCTGTGCCGGCGATCGCCCACCGGATCAGCCTGCGGCCGGAGATGTGGGTGCGCAGCGTGCACGGCTCCGACGTGGTCGAGCAGCTGCTGCGACGCCTGCCGGTTCCGCGGGCGCGCGGCCAGGGCCAGTGA
- a CDS encoding DUF4129 domain-containing protein has product MATAAIDFEHHRQAKMRVVALVAVVLLLGIALRGQLPGAQSANREQPADPTAGLLGILALVVACLLVIIVSIVASLRDPRRARPSAHYEVPGGGGGGVRRSWRFVLVILAAILAWLLVVSLLVQLRLPQLRGRAPSPVTTAPSGAVPPGRGAVPPAPSAQPGVTNPVFWYLMFAMAALLVVVVVGMIVLRVRGRRDAASAPLMMGGAEQEPVPTGPGSLALAAERGLAEVGDLSREPREAIIACYAAMEHALANAPGAAPQESDTPSEVLARAVEHEAIHAGSATELVALFAEARFSTHVMNEGHREAAERALRLVLDELRSPV; this is encoded by the coding sequence ATGGCGACGGCTGCCATCGACTTCGAGCATCACCGGCAGGCGAAGATGCGGGTGGTTGCGCTGGTCGCCGTGGTGCTGCTGCTCGGGATAGCACTTCGTGGACAGCTGCCCGGGGCTCAATCGGCCAACCGTGAACAACCGGCCGACCCCACCGCGGGCCTGCTGGGGATCCTGGCCCTGGTGGTCGCGTGCCTCTTGGTGATCATCGTGTCGATCGTGGCGTCGCTGCGCGACCCGCGCCGCGCCAGACCGTCTGCCCACTACGAGGTCCCGGGCGGCGGAGGCGGTGGCGTGCGACGAAGTTGGCGCTTCGTGCTGGTCATCCTCGCCGCGATCCTGGCCTGGCTGCTGGTCGTCTCGCTGCTCGTCCAGCTACGCCTGCCGCAGCTCCGGGGCAGAGCACCCTCGCCGGTCACCACTGCGCCGTCCGGCGCCGTCCCGCCCGGCCGAGGTGCCGTCCCGCCTGCACCGTCAGCGCAGCCAGGCGTCACAAACCCCGTGTTCTGGTACCTCATGTTCGCCATGGCCGCCCTGCTGGTGGTCGTGGTCGTCGGCATGATCGTGCTCCGGGTTCGCGGCCGCCGCGATGCGGCGTCGGCGCCGCTGATGATGGGCGGCGCTGAGCAGGAGCCGGTGCCGACGGGCCCGGGATCGCTTGCCCTGGCGGCCGAACGGGGCCTGGCCGAGGTCGGCGACCTCAGCCGTGAACCGCGAGAGGCCATCATCGCGTGTTACGCAGCGATGGAACATGCGCTGGCCAACGCTCCCGGCGCGGCGCCCCAGGAATCGGACACCCCCTCGGAGGTACTGGCCCGTGCCGTCGAGCACGAAGCGATCCATGCCGGCAGCGCGACCGAGCTGGTCGCGCTGTTCGCCGAGGCCAGGTTCAGCACTCACGTGATGAACGAGGGGCATCGTGAAGCCGCCGAACGCGCTCTTCGCCTAGTCCTCGATGAGCTGAGGAGCCCGGTGTGA
- the cobG gene encoding precorrin-3B synthase, translated as MDRLRDDDACPGALQVHQAADGALARLRLPGGMITAAQLEALAHTATEFGNGTLELTVRGNLQLRGVRDATAVAQAAAAAGLLPSPTHERVRNIVASPLSGRVGGLADARPWVTELDVCIQADPDLAQLPGRFLFGIDDGRGDISGLGPDVGAHVLPDGVALLLAGRDTGIRLPAGAVVATLITVARRFVEVRGKAWRVAELDDPSALVSDFVTTAPAGATYPPALRPPVGWITQDDGRVALGAAVPLGVLPARQAEFVAAIDAPVVITPWRSLLVCDLAEGVADTSLRVLAPMGLVFDENSPWLDISACVGSPGCEKSQADVRAEATRAALDGAVDGHVHYVGCERACGSPPTGQVFVATAEGFRPASR; from the coding sequence GTGGACCGCTTGCGTGACGACGACGCGTGCCCCGGTGCCCTGCAGGTGCACCAGGCCGCCGACGGAGCGCTGGCCCGGTTGCGACTGCCGGGCGGGATGATCACCGCCGCGCAGCTGGAAGCACTGGCGCACACCGCGACCGAGTTCGGCAACGGCACGCTGGAGCTGACCGTGCGGGGCAATCTGCAACTGCGCGGGGTGCGGGATGCGACGGCTGTCGCGCAGGCAGCGGCCGCGGCCGGGCTACTGCCCTCACCCACCCATGAACGGGTGCGCAATATCGTCGCTTCCCCGCTGTCCGGCCGGGTCGGCGGCCTGGCCGATGCGCGGCCGTGGGTGACCGAACTGGACGTCTGCATCCAGGCCGACCCAGACCTGGCGCAGCTGCCGGGGCGATTCCTGTTCGGCATCGACGACGGCCGCGGTGACATCTCCGGGCTGGGCCCCGACGTTGGCGCACATGTTCTGCCCGACGGTGTGGCGCTGCTGCTGGCCGGGCGCGACACCGGAATTCGGCTTCCGGCGGGCGCGGTGGTCGCCACGCTGATCACGGTGGCGCGCCGGTTCGTCGAAGTCCGCGGAAAGGCTTGGCGGGTAGCAGAATTGGATGACCCGTCCGCGTTGGTTTCGGATTTCGTCACGACAGCGCCAGCCGGCGCGACGTACCCACCGGCGCTGCGTCCTCCGGTCGGCTGGATCACTCAGGACGACGGCCGAGTGGCGCTGGGCGCGGCCGTCCCGCTGGGTGTGCTGCCGGCCCGGCAGGCCGAGTTCGTCGCCGCCATCGACGCACCGGTGGTGATCACCCCGTGGCGCTCACTGCTGGTCTGCGATCTGGCTGAGGGGGTGGCCGACACGTCGTTACGGGTGCTCGCGCCGATGGGACTGGTGTTCGACGAGAATTCACCGTGGCTTGACATCAGTGCCTGCGTGGGCAGCCCCGGGTGCGAGAAGTCGCAGGCTGACGTGCGCGCCGAGGCGACCCGGGCGGCCCTCGACGGAGCTGTCGACGGGCACGTGCACTACGTGGGCTGCGAGCGGGCGTGCGGCAGCCCCCCGACCGGGCAGGTGTTCGTGGCGACCGCGGAGGGGTTCCGGCCAGCATCGCGCTAG
- a CDS encoding precorrin-8X methylmutase — MLDYIRDAAEIYRQSFATIRAEADLTSFPEDVARVVVRLIHTCGQVDVAEQVAFTPGVVAATHAALLAGAPILCDSSMVAAGITAARLPGGNEVVSLVADPRAAELAQRRETTRSAAGVELWADRLAGAVVAIGNAPTALFRLLELVDDGVPGPVSVLGGPVGFVGSAQSKQELIDRPRGMEYLVVKGRRGGSAMAAAAVNAIASERE, encoded by the coding sequence GTGCTCGACTACATCCGCGACGCCGCCGAGATCTATCGGCAGTCGTTCGCGACGATTCGTGCCGAAGCCGACCTGACGTCGTTTCCCGAGGATGTCGCGCGCGTGGTCGTCCGGCTGATCCACACCTGCGGGCAGGTCGATGTCGCCGAGCAGGTGGCGTTCACGCCCGGCGTGGTCGCTGCGACCCACGCCGCCCTGCTGGCCGGGGCGCCGATCCTGTGTGACTCGTCGATGGTTGCGGCGGGGATCACCGCCGCCCGCCTCCCCGGCGGCAACGAGGTGGTGTCGCTGGTCGCCGATCCGCGGGCCGCCGAGCTGGCCCAGCGCCGCGAGACCACCCGCTCGGCGGCCGGTGTGGAGCTGTGGGCCGACCGGCTGGCCGGGGCGGTGGTGGCTATCGGCAATGCGCCGACCGCGTTGTTCCGGCTGCTGGAACTCGTCGACGACGGGGTGCCCGGCCCGGTGTCGGTGCTCGGCGGACCGGTCGGGTTCGTCGGCTCGGCGCAGTCCAAGCAAGAGCTGATCGACCGTCCGCGTGGAATGGAGTACCTCGTGGTCAAAGGTCGTCGGGGTGGCAGCGCAATGGCCGCCGCCGCTGTCAACGCGATCGCGAGTGAGCGCGAATGA
- a CDS encoding precorrin-2 C(20)-methyltransferase, producing MTHGTLYGVGLGPGDPELVTVKAARIIGAADVVAYHSARHGRSIARRIAEPYLRAGQIEEHLTYPVTVETTQHPGGYAGAMEDFYRESAERIAVHLDAGRDVALLAEGDPLFYSSYMHMHTRLTERFSAVIIPGVTSVSAASAAIATPLVTGDEVLSVLPGTMPVRELARRLADADAAVILKLGRSYPQVREALSMAGRLDEAFYVERASTDAQRVLPAGEVDADGVPYFSLAILPGGHRTKPATGGVAVVGLGPGDVDWMTPQSRQELAAATDLIGYGPYLDRVPAQPGQRRHPSDNTDEPARARLACELAEQGRAVAVISSGDPGVFAMATAVLEEAKQWPNVAVRVIPAMTAAQAVASRVGAPLGHDYAVISLSDRLKPWDVISARLSAAAQADLVLAVYNPASKSRTWQVAAMRDLLLEHREPGTPVVIGRDIAGPGESVRIVRLGDLDPADVDMRCLLIVGSSQTQWYGDTVFTPRRYPA from the coding sequence ATGACCCACGGCACGTTGTATGGGGTCGGCCTCGGCCCGGGCGATCCGGAGCTGGTGACGGTCAAGGCCGCCCGGATCATCGGCGCGGCCGACGTGGTGGCCTATCACAGCGCGCGGCACGGCCGCAGCATCGCGCGGCGCATCGCGGAGCCCTACCTGCGCGCCGGGCAGATCGAAGAACACCTGACCTATCCGGTGACCGTTGAGACCACCCAGCACCCGGGCGGCTATGCGGGTGCGATGGAGGACTTCTACCGGGAGTCGGCCGAGCGGATCGCCGTCCATCTGGATGCCGGACGCGACGTGGCATTGCTGGCCGAGGGTGATCCGTTGTTCTACAGCTCCTACATGCACATGCACACCCGGCTGACCGAGCGGTTCAGCGCGGTGATCATCCCTGGCGTGACGTCGGTGAGCGCTGCCTCGGCGGCGATCGCGACCCCCCTGGTAACCGGTGACGAGGTGCTCTCGGTGCTACCCGGCACCATGCCGGTGCGGGAGCTGGCCCGTCGCCTCGCCGACGCCGACGCCGCGGTGATACTCAAACTCGGCCGCTCGTATCCCCAAGTACGGGAAGCACTTTCGATGGCTGGCCGACTCGACGAGGCATTCTATGTCGAACGCGCCAGCACCGACGCGCAGCGAGTGCTGCCAGCCGGTGAGGTTGACGCCGACGGGGTGCCGTACTTCTCGTTGGCGATCCTGCCGGGCGGGCACCGCACGAAGCCGGCCACCGGTGGCGTCGCGGTGGTGGGCCTAGGCCCTGGCGACGTGGACTGGATGACGCCGCAGAGCCGCCAGGAGTTGGCCGCGGCCACCGATCTGATCGGCTACGGTCCGTACCTGGACCGGGTGCCTGCGCAGCCGGGGCAGCGTCGTCATCCCAGCGACAACACCGACGAACCGGCGCGGGCGCGGCTGGCCTGCGAGCTGGCCGAGCAGGGCCGGGCGGTCGCGGTGATTTCCTCGGGCGATCCGGGTGTGTTCGCGATGGCGACCGCCGTGCTCGAGGAGGCCAAACAGTGGCCGAATGTCGCGGTGCGGGTGATCCCGGCGATGACGGCCGCGCAGGCGGTGGCCAGCCGGGTCGGCGCCCCGCTTGGCCACGATTATGCGGTGATCTCACTGTCTGACCGGCTCAAGCCGTGGGATGTCATCTCCGCCCGGCTGTCGGCGGCGGCGCAGGCCGATCTGGTGCTGGCGGTCTACAACCCGGCTTCGAAGAGCCGCACCTGGCAGGTCGCCGCTATGCGAGATCTGCTGCTGGAGCACCGCGAACCGGGCACCCCAGTGGTGATCGGCCGCGATATCGCCGGTCCCGGTGAGTCGGTGCGGATCGTGCGGCTGGGCGACCTGGATCCGGCCGATGTCGACATGCGGTGCCTGCTGATTGTCGGCTCGTCGCAGACGCAGTGGTACGGCGACACGGTGTTCACCCCGCGGCGCTACCCCGCCTGA
- a CDS encoding HNH endonuclease signature motif containing protein, translated as MLDDVLTAWDKVAAHPANAVTAPELLSVLERVERLRRMLPAVEHTVLTQLKSQTTPTTMGAKSWRAVLTNRLAISGADATRRINEAAELGPRHSLTGQALPPTLPTTAAAQSRGEIGADHVAVIRSFMDHLPASVDIATREHAEAQLGGLAGGLSPEGLRTLAHQLMAMINQDGSLDDEREQARKRGIAIGPQQVDGMSRITGWVDPEMRAAMDATNAKLAAPGYCNPDDESPCVDGTPTREQIENDSRTSGQRTHDALKTLCMAMLSSGQLGQHNGLPVTIVVTTTLEQLTSAAGLAHTGGGTHLPMPTVIRMASHAHPYLTVFESPREIRLYHGRTRRTASPGQRLALYAIDKGCTKPNCTAPAYQTQVHHATRDFARGGNTDIHDLTLACGCDNRMVNDGPNGWTTRKRRRDNKTEWIPPPHLDRGQTRVNYLHHPEELLCSDD; from the coding sequence ATGCTGGACGATGTGCTGACCGCCTGGGACAAGGTGGCGGCACACCCGGCGAATGCCGTGACTGCGCCCGAACTCCTGTCGGTGCTCGAACGCGTAGAGCGGCTGCGCCGGATGCTTCCCGCGGTCGAACACACCGTCCTGACGCAGCTTAAGTCGCAAACAACACCCACTACTATGGGTGCCAAATCGTGGCGAGCCGTCCTCACCAACCGTCTCGCCATCAGCGGCGCCGACGCCACCCGGCGGATCAACGAAGCCGCCGAGCTGGGGCCACGGCATTCCCTGACCGGACAAGCACTTCCACCGACACTGCCCACGACTGCCGCCGCCCAATCCCGTGGCGAGATCGGCGCCGACCATGTGGCGGTTATCCGGTCATTCATGGACCATCTGCCCGCATCCGTCGATATCGCGACCCGCGAGCATGCCGAAGCTCAACTGGGCGGGCTGGCCGGCGGGCTCAGCCCGGAAGGTCTGCGCACGCTGGCTCATCAGCTGATGGCCATGATCAACCAAGACGGCAGCCTCGACGACGAGCGCGAGCAGGCCCGCAAACGCGGGATCGCCATCGGGCCGCAACAAGTCGACGGCATGAGCAGGATCACCGGCTGGGTGGATCCGGAAATGCGGGCGGCCATGGATGCCACCAACGCAAAACTCGCCGCCCCCGGCTACTGCAACCCCGACGACGAATCACCCTGCGTGGACGGGACCCCCACCCGCGAGCAGATCGAAAATGACTCGCGCACTTCGGGACAGCGCACCCACGATGCACTGAAGACCCTGTGTATGGCGATGCTGTCCTCAGGGCAGCTCGGTCAACACAACGGACTGCCAGTGACGATAGTTGTCACCACCACCCTCGAGCAGCTGACGTCCGCGGCCGGGCTTGCCCACACCGGCGGTGGCACGCACCTGCCCATGCCGACCGTTATCCGGATGGCTTCGCACGCCCACCCCTACCTGACCGTGTTCGAATCACCCAGAGAAATCCGGCTTTACCACGGACGCACCCGCCGCACTGCGAGTCCTGGACAACGCCTCGCCCTCTACGCGATCGACAAAGGCTGCACCAAACCCAATTGCACGGCACCTGCCTACCAAACCCAAGTCCACCACGCCACCCGCGACTTCGCCCGCGGCGGCAACACTGATATCCACGACCTCACCTTGGCTTGCGGATGCGACAACCGCATGGTCAACGACGGTCCCAACGGCTGGACAACCCGAAAACGCAGACGTGACAACAAGACCGAATGGATTCCGCCTCCGCACCTCGACCGCGGACAAACGCGGGTGAACTACCTCCATCACCCCGAGGAACTTCTCTGCTCCGACGACTAA
- a CDS encoding cobalt-precorrin-6A reductase — MRILLLGGTGEARALAGRLHPDHDIVSSLAGRVPDPALPAGPVRIGGFGGVAGLRQWLGDNAIDAVVDATHPFAATMTAHAAQVCAERGLPHLVLSRPAWDATGAARVASDVEAAQVVADQQYSRVFLTTGRSGVGPFTSSHAWFLIRVVTPPEAVVLPRNHEVLLSRGPYGYVDECALLRDNRIDVLVTKNSGGELTHAKLKAAADLGVAVVMIDRPPLPAGVGAVGTVDEAAAWVAGLER; from the coding sequence ATGCGGATCCTGCTGCTGGGCGGCACCGGGGAGGCCCGGGCGTTGGCGGGCCGGCTGCACCCGGACCACGACATCGTCAGCTCGCTGGCCGGACGGGTGCCCGACCCGGCGCTTCCGGCCGGACCCGTCCGCATCGGCGGCTTCGGTGGGGTGGCGGGTTTGCGGCAGTGGTTGGGCGACAACGCGATCGATGCCGTGGTCGATGCAACCCATCCGTTCGCGGCGACCATGACCGCACATGCCGCGCAGGTGTGCGCTGAACGGGGTTTGCCGCACCTGGTGCTGTCCCGTCCGGCGTGGGACGCGACGGGTGCGGCGCGGGTGGCCTCCGATGTCGAGGCCGCGCAGGTCGTCGCCGACCAACAGTATTCGCGAGTGTTCCTCACCACCGGACGCTCTGGGGTGGGGCCGTTCACGTCGAGTCATGCGTGGTTCCTGATCCGGGTCGTGACTCCGCCTGAAGCCGTGGTACTGCCGCGCAACCATGAGGTGCTGTTGTCTCGCGGGCCGTACGGCTACGTCGACGAGTGTGCACTGTTGCGGGACAACAGAATCGACGTGCTGGTGACCAAGAACAGCGGGGGAGAGCTGACGCACGCCAAGCTCAAGGCCGCAGCCGATCTGGGCGTTGCCGTCGTAATGATCGACCGGCCGCCGCTGCCGGCCGGAGTGGGTGCAGTCGGCACCGTCGACGAAGCCGCGGCTTGGGTTGCGGGTCTCGAGCGATAG
- the cobM gene encoding precorrin-4 C(11)-methyltransferase gives MTVYFIGAGPGAADLITVRGQRLLQRCPVCLYAGSIMPEDLLALCPADAKIVDTGPLTLEQIIAELADADAAGRDVARLHSGDPSIYSALAEQCRRLDALGISYEIVPGVPAFAAAAAALGRELTVPGVAQTVTLSRVSTLSTAMPDDEDLITLSAPGATLVLHLAAHRIDAIVPQLLAGGYRPDTPVAVVAFASWPQEVVLRGTLADIAGQMHDGQITKTAVIVVGDVLAAEGFTDSYLYSSGRTRGSRH, from the coding sequence ATGACGGTCTACTTCATCGGCGCCGGGCCCGGCGCGGCCGACCTGATCACTGTGCGCGGTCAGCGGCTACTCCAGCGCTGCCCGGTGTGCCTGTACGCCGGTTCGATCATGCCCGAGGATCTGCTGGCGCTGTGTCCCGCCGATGCCAAAATCGTCGATACCGGTCCGCTGACTCTCGAGCAGATCATCGCCGAACTGGCCGATGCCGACGCCGCTGGGCGCGACGTGGCGCGCCTGCATTCCGGCGACCCGTCGATCTACAGTGCGCTGGCCGAGCAGTGCCGCCGGCTCGACGCGCTCGGGATCTCCTACGAAATCGTCCCCGGTGTGCCGGCATTCGCTGCTGCCGCCGCCGCGCTCGGGCGGGAGCTCACGGTTCCTGGCGTGGCGCAGACCGTGACGTTGAGCCGGGTGTCCACCCTGTCGACGGCCATGCCCGACGACGAGGATCTGATCACGCTGTCGGCGCCCGGCGCCACGCTGGTTCTGCATCTGGCCGCTCACCGGATCGACGCGATCGTGCCGCAACTGCTGGCGGGCGGCTACCGGCCCGATACTCCGGTCGCCGTCGTCGCCTTCGCCAGCTGGCCGCAGGAGGTCGTGCTACGCGGCACCCTGGCGGATATCGCCGGGCAGATGCACGATGGGCAGATCACCAAAACCGCGGTGATCGTCGTCGGAGATGTGCTTGCTGCCGAAGGGTTTACCGACAGCTACCTGTATTCCTCCGGGCGCACCCGGGGAAGCCGGCACTGA
- the cbiE gene encoding precorrin-6y C5,15-methyltransferase (decarboxylating) subunit CbiE: protein MSRIVVVGIGADGMAGLTPASSAELNRATVIYGSKRQLDLLDESVIAERRDWGRPFRDALYAIRDFDGDVHVVASGDPMLHGVGASLIGLCGADRVTVLPHVSSVTLACARLGWSVQDTEVISLMNAQPRAAVRRGGQAIVLCRDGSGPGELATVFADAGRGDSPMTVLEQLGGPAERRRDGTAAVWASTPPGGVDDLNVVAVRYLPDERLLSVLPDDVLAHDGQLTKQSMRAVTLAALAPRPGELLWDVGAGSGSVAVEWCRSGSSCAAVAFERDEVRRARIAANAFMFGVNVEVRGAAPEAFADAELTDGGVTGVQTPAAIFIGGGLTTPGLLDACLQRLPSGGRLVVNTVTAESEMVLLQYYSNLGGQLRRFQHYRGEAVGGFTGWRPAMPVTQWVVRKP from the coding sequence ATGAGCCGCATCGTTGTGGTCGGCATCGGGGCCGACGGGATGGCCGGGCTCACGCCGGCATCGAGCGCCGAATTAAACCGGGCCACAGTCATTTATGGGTCCAAGCGTCAGCTTGACCTGCTCGACGAATCGGTCATCGCGGAGCGCAGGGATTGGGGCCGACCGTTCCGGGACGCGCTGTATGCGATCCGCGATTTCGATGGGGACGTGCACGTGGTGGCCAGCGGGGACCCGATGCTGCACGGCGTCGGCGCGTCGCTGATCGGGCTGTGCGGTGCCGACCGGGTGACGGTGCTGCCGCACGTGTCGAGCGTGACGCTTGCGTGCGCCCGGCTCGGGTGGTCGGTCCAGGACACCGAGGTGATCAGCCTGATGAATGCGCAGCCGCGTGCCGCGGTGCGCCGCGGCGGCCAGGCGATCGTGCTGTGCCGCGACGGTTCGGGACCCGGCGAGCTGGCGACTGTGTTCGCCGACGCGGGCCGGGGCGACTCACCGATGACGGTGCTGGAGCAGCTCGGTGGCCCGGCCGAACGCCGGCGCGACGGCACCGCAGCGGTCTGGGCCAGCACACCGCCGGGCGGCGTCGATGATCTGAACGTGGTCGCCGTGCGCTATCTGCCTGACGAGCGGCTGTTGTCGGTGCTGCCTGACGATGTGCTCGCCCATGACGGGCAACTCACCAAACAGTCGATGCGTGCGGTCACGTTGGCGGCATTGGCTCCTCGCCCCGGCGAGTTGCTGTGGGATGTCGGTGCCGGTTCGGGAAGCGTTGCCGTCGAGTGGTGCCGAAGCGGCTCATCCTGCGCAGCAGTGGCATTCGAACGCGATGAGGTGCGACGTGCCCGGATCGCCGCGAACGCCTTCATGTTCGGGGTGAACGTCGAGGTGCGTGGTGCGGCGCCCGAAGCTTTCGCCGACGCTGAACTGACGGACGGTGGCGTCACCGGTGTGCAGACCCCGGCGGCGATCTTCATCGGCGGTGGCCTCACGACACCGGGCCTGCTCGACGCGTGTCTGCAGCGATTGCCCAGCGGCGGTCGACTGGTTGTCAACACTGTGACGGCAGAATCTGAAATGGTTCTGCTGCAATACTATTCGAACCTTGGTGGTCAGTTGCGACGCTTCCAGCACTATCGTGGCGAGGCCGTGGGTGGCTTCACCGGCTGGCGGCCCGCCATGCCCGTCACTCAGTGGGTGGTGCGCAAGCCATGA
- a CDS encoding SDR family NAD(P)-dependent oxidoreductase — protein MNDTGAGPVVIFGGRSEIGVEVAARLASGATVVLAARRADQLDEQVSALRNAGATAVHTIEFDADDFASHGPLVDALVAEHGPMGTAVLAFGILGDQARAEADAEHAVAVVQTDYVAQVNLLTRLATAMRAADTGALVVFSSIAGVRGRRANYVYGSAKAGLDAFANGLADALHGSGVRLLIVRPGFVIGRMTQGMEPAPLSSTPAQVADATVRALHKGRRTVWVPAPLAVLAFAFRMLPQFVWRRMPR, from the coding sequence GTGAATGACACGGGGGCCGGTCCGGTCGTGATCTTCGGCGGCCGCAGCGAAATCGGCGTCGAAGTCGCCGCGCGGCTGGCGTCCGGCGCGACGGTTGTGTTGGCCGCCCGGCGTGCTGACCAGCTCGATGAGCAGGTCAGCGCGCTGCGCAACGCTGGGGCGACGGCAGTGCACACCATCGAGTTCGACGCCGACGATTTTGCCTCGCACGGCCCGCTGGTGGACGCGCTGGTGGCCGAGCATGGTCCGATGGGCACCGCTGTGCTGGCGTTCGGGATCCTGGGCGATCAGGCCCGCGCCGAAGCCGACGCCGAGCATGCCGTCGCGGTCGTGCAGACCGACTACGTCGCGCAGGTGAACCTGCTGACCCGCCTGGCTACTGCGATGCGCGCGGCCGATACGGGTGCGCTGGTGGTGTTCTCCTCGATCGCCGGGGTGCGCGGGCGGCGCGCCAACTACGTCTACGGCTCGGCCAAGGCCGGGCTCGACGCGTTCGCCAACGGGCTGGCGGATGCCCTGCACGGCAGCGGGGTGCGGCTGCTGATCGTGCGGCCCGGCTTCGTCATCGGGCGGATGACGCAGGGCATGGAACCCGCGCCGCTGTCCAGTACGCCGGCTCAGGTGGCCGACGCGACGGTTCGCGCACTGCACAAGGGCCGGCGCACGGTCTGGGTGCCCGCGCCGCTCGCGGTGTTGGCTTTCGCGTTTCGGATGTTGCCGCAGTTTGTGTGGCGCAGGATGCCGAGATGA
- a CDS encoding F420-dependent biliverdin reductase translates to MANSTTRLTSDALAFLTERHLAMLTTLRSDNSPHVVAVGFTFDPKTHIARVITSDGSQKAINAERSRVGVLSQVDGARWLSLEGAASVNRDPAAVRDAELRYAQRYRTPRVNPKRVVIEVHVTRVLGSSGLLDHSTS, encoded by the coding sequence ATGGCGAACTCAACGACCCGGCTGACCAGCGACGCGCTGGCTTTCCTCACCGAACGCCACCTCGCGATGCTGACAACTCTGCGCTCGGACAATTCACCACATGTGGTGGCTGTCGGTTTCACCTTCGATCCCAAGACCCACATCGCCCGCGTCATCACCAGCGACGGCTCGCAAAAGGCGATCAACGCTGAGCGATCCAGAGTCGGCGTGCTGTCCCAGGTCGACGGTGCCCGCTGGCTCTCGCTCGAGGGCGCAGCCAGTGTGAACCGTGATCCGGCCGCAGTCCGTGACGCCGAGCTGCGCTACGCCCAGCGCTACCGCACCCCGCGCGTCAATCCCAAGCGTGTCGTCATTGAGGTGCACGTCACCCGGGTGCTGGGCTCCTCGGGACTGCTCGACCACTCGACGAGCTAG